Genomic segment of Paraburkholderia fungorum:
CTCGTCTTGCGAGAGGTCATAGTCGACCCGTGTATCGAAGCCCAGGCCGCGCAGCGTTTCGCCGATCAGGCGTGCGTCGTTGGCGGGTGACACCAGGCGATCACCGCCGCTATACGCGCTGTTGCCGATCACCAGCGCGACCTTGGCGGCGTGGGTGGTTTTAGTGACCGCGGATCCAGTCTCAGGTGCACTAGCCAGAGTTCCGGCGGTCGCGAACGCCGTTACATATAACGTACAGGCCATCGTCGCCACGACGCCTACGATCAGTTTCGACAGATAAGTCCAGCGCAGCATGAGGTTATCCGGTGACGGCAGAGGTAGCGGGGGTACGAGGGCGAGCCGCGAAGTCCAGACTGTCCGCGCGCTGAAAAGCCCGCATCGCCATGGCGACCTGCCCTGCGCGCGCGTGTGATGGTTGCGCCAGAATGAAGCGCAACGCAACCCCACGTTTCGCACAGAACACATCGAGTTGCGCCAGCGCGCGGCATGCCGACGCGTCAATTCGTGCGACTTCGCCCAGATCGAGCACGATACGCGCGGGCGGTGCGCTCTGCAGGCGGCGCAACAGCGGCCCGACGATCTGTCGCTCGACGTTGTAGCTGAGCAGCGCACCCTTTGCGCTCAGACCCAACTGCGAGTTTAGTTCCCCCGGCTCATCCCAATGGACTTCGAGCGAACGTGGCGACGGAACACCGAGCAACGCACCGGCCACGCAGCCGACAAAAAAGCCAATGCTGGGCTGCGCGGTGAACAGCGTCACACCCGCTTCGATCAGGAAAAGCCACATCGCGCAGCCGATCACCAGACGCGGCTCGGTGTCCGAGAACGCCATCGAGGTCATGGAGCGCGACCAGTCGTCGATCATGTCGAGTGACATGACGATCACCACGACTGCGGCCGAAAGTTTCGGCAGCATCGCCACCAGTTGCACGCCCGCGGTCAACGCCAGCAGCACCAGCGCGGCATGCAGCAATGCGACAAGGCGGGTTTGCGCGCCTGCGGCGATCGCCATCGTCGAGCGGGTGACCGAGCCGACGCAAGGCAGCAGCGCGAGCACACCGAGCAGCATGTTTAGCGCACCGAATGCAGTGAGATCACGGTCGACAGAACCGCGCCGCTGCGTCAGCGATTCAATGCTCGACACTGCGATCACGGTATCGATCGAAGCAATGAAACCGATCGCCACGCCGTAACCGATCACCCACGCGAGCGTCGACAGATCGAGCACGCCAGCGAGGCGCTGCCAGAGTGGCAAATCGAGCGGCCGCCACGCCGCCAGGTCGAGCCCCGCGACGCCGACCAGTCGGCACGCGGCAGGTGGCGTAGGCAGCACCGAGACCACTGCGTAATACGCGGCGGCGGAGACCATCAACGCGGCGAACATCGACAGACCCGGTGGCAGCTTCACGTGCGGTGCGACACCCCGGCACAAGGCCTTCCAGCCGAAATGCGCGGCAACACCGAGCACCACCACACCGAGCGTGGCGACGTGCCAGTCGAACACGCAGGTCGTGACAAAGGCGAACTGATCGCTCATCGCGAGACCCGCCACGCCGAACAGCAGGCCGGACAGCACCGGCGCGGGTACCATGCGCACGAGCGAGCCGCCGCGCAACGCGCCGAGGGCGAGTTGGAACAGGCCGGCAATCGCCACTGCGACGCACGAAAGCGCCATCACAGCCTTGATGCCGAGCATAGCCACCTGGCCGTTCAACAGCAGTTGCCCCACCAGTTGCGACATCAGCACGGTCGCGGCCACTCGTGGCCCGGAGATCATTGGGCGTGTGCTAGCGCCGAGCGCCGACAGAGGCACACCGATCACGGCCGTCAACACACCGAGCATCACGCCATACGCCGCTGCCTGCGACCCCGGTAATGCCGAGGTGGCCTGCGAGCCGAGCGCCACGTACTCAGTCGCGCAGCCCAGCGTGACTATCAGCGCGGCGAACGCCTCGACCAGCCAGCGAGTGCGGCCCTCGGGCGCGGCGCCTGGCGCTTTCAAGGTGCCTGGCGCATTCATGACGCTGCGCCGTCGGGGACCACCACGTCGGCGGCGCGGCATTGCGCATTGGCTCGAGCACGTATCACGCCCGTTGCGCGCGAGGTGACCTGAACCGCCTGGTCCGACTGCAAGTCCGGAAAATGCAACTGATACGCGCCCTCTTCGTTCGGGCCGTAAGTGATGACCGCACCGTACTGAAGCAGAAAATCGTTGACCGAGCGCAACGGCACGTCAGCGGCGAACCACGTCAGGACCTCACCGCACGGGCCACTGCTCGCGCCGCGCGTCGCGCTATGGCCGTGGTCGCCCGTCAGCCTAACGGCGGCGTGTGAGAGGCCCATCACCAGCCCGATCAGCACCAGCGCGAACGCCAGTACGAAAGCCGCTTTGCTGTTGATCCAGTGTGCAAGGGTGTTTAGCATAGGCGTTTCGTCTGGCGGATGAGGGTCAGGGGGCGCTGGTCGCGGCGGCGGCACGATCACCGCACTGCACTGCGTCGTCGATGCTTTGTGTCAGGCGGCTGCGAGCCGGGTCATGGATGAACGCGACACGCGATTCGACATCCGGCAACGTGATACGCAAACGGCCCTGGGCATCGGGGCCGGCCACAATCGAGCCGCCATACTGCAGCAGCCAGTCTCGCAAGCCCTTGACGGTCGCATCCGGGGTTGGCGTGACCCAGACATCGAGGCACGATCCGGTCGCGCCGCGAGTTGCCGCCGGCGCCTCGGTGGTCACATGATCGCGATTCTGGCCGTTGATGAAATAGCCGAGCACGCCCGCTTGCGCGACGATCAGCGTAAGTAATATGGGCTGCAATGCCGGGGCGTGCGAACGCAACCACGCTTGTAGCCGCTCGAATAGCGATGGCTCGCGGCGGCGGCTCGATGCCGATGCCCGATTCGGCGATAGCGACGTCGGGTTGGGCGCGTTGTCCGACGTAGTGCGCCCGGCATGCGTGCCGCCTAGCGCACTTTCCAGGCGCGCGAACGCGGCATCCGCTGTGCTGTTGACATAATCGTCCTGCACCGCCTGGGCCGTCGCGCGCAACCACGCGAGTTCTTCCCGCAAGGCCGGCGAAGCGGCCAGCCGCTGTGCCAGTTTACGCATCTGTTCGACGTCCAGCTCGCCGCGCAGATAGCTAAGCAGCGCATCGTGTGAGTTTGCACCGTGGTCGTCGCCGTCCATTTCCGGCAAAGGTGTGTCCATGCTCATGCTGCGCCTCCCAGCGAGGATTGCGCGCAACGCGTGAGTACGCCCTTGGTTTCGGAAATGCGCCGGCGCACGGCGACGGCCGAGCCAGCGCCGGTATGCGCCTGGATTTCGACGTCGCCGTAGCCACGTAGCGCGAGTTCGAAGGTTTGCCTGGCCAGCACGGTCAGCTTGCGCATGCAGTCGGAGAGCACCCGCATGCGCGTTGCGTGCATGAGGTTGTCTTCAGGCGTCGGGGTGCTATGCCCAGCCTCGCGCATCAGCCGGTCGAGCACGTCCGATGCGTCCTCTCCGTCTTCGACGACAATGGGCTCGGGATCGCCCGGACCCGGCCGGCCGATCCGGTCGATGATCTTGTTGATGGCAGCTGCACGCAAGTAGGCGGACAGGTGCGCAGCGAAACGCTCCAGATCGTCGAGTACGGCTGACGGCGCCGAGTAACTGCCACGGCGCTCGAGTACCGCCACAAAGCATTCCTGCACGCTCTCCTCGACATCCGCGTCGCGCACCCACGGAAAACGGCGCCGCGCCATGCGAAAGACATCCTTACGCAAGGTCAGGAAGAAACTGCGCAGTCGCTCCCGGTCCGCAAGCAGACGGTCGATCGCAATGGAAGCCCCATGGTCCATTATTTGGTCAATCTCAAAAGCATTATTTTTGAGTAGCGCAGAGTATCAGAATTGAAACCGCCGCGAAACTCCCACGACACAGGCGTTGCGGACCGCATGCAAAAGAGCTGCAAAAACCAGCGAACAAATCCGCCTGGCCCACGAATAGCAAGGGGAGCCCTACCATTAGGAGAATTTTCATGCCGCGCTTTCGTCTTTTCATT
This window contains:
- a CDS encoding SulP family inorganic anion transporter, with protein sequence MNAPGTLKAPGAAPEGRTRWLVEAFAALIVTLGCATEYVALGSQATSALPGSQAAAYGVMLGVLTAVIGVPLSALGASTRPMISGPRVAATVLMSQLVGQLLLNGQVAMLGIKAVMALSCVAVAIAGLFQLALGALRGGSLVRMVPAPVLSGLLFGVAGLAMSDQFAFVTTCVFDWHVATLGVVVLGVAAHFGWKALCRGVAPHVKLPPGLSMFAALMVSAAAYYAVVSVLPTPPAACRLVGVAGLDLAAWRPLDLPLWQRLAGVLDLSTLAWVIGYGVAIGFIASIDTVIAVSSIESLTQRRGSVDRDLTAFGALNMLLGVLALLPCVGSVTRSTMAIAAGAQTRLVALLHAALVLLALTAGVQLVAMLPKLSAAVVVIVMSLDMIDDWSRSMTSMAFSDTEPRLVIGCAMWLFLIEAGVTLFTAQPSIGFFVGCVAGALLGVPSPRSLEVHWDEPGELNSQLGLSAKGALLSYNVERQIVGPLLRRLQSAPPARIVLDLGEVARIDASACRALAQLDVFCAKRGVALRFILAQPSHARAGQVAMAMRAFQRADSLDFAARPRTPATSAVTG
- a CDS encoding RNA polymerase sigma factor codes for the protein MDHGASIAIDRLLADRERLRSFFLTLRKDVFRMARRRFPWVRDADVEESVQECFVAVLERRGSYSAPSAVLDDLERFAAHLSAYLRAAAINKIIDRIGRPGPGDPEPIVVEDGEDASDVLDRLMREAGHSTPTPEDNLMHATRMRVLSDCMRKLTVLARQTFELALRGYGDVEIQAHTGAGSAVAVRRRISETKGVLTRCAQSSLGGAA